A stretch of Mastomys coucha isolate ucsf_1 unplaced genomic scaffold, UCSF_Mcou_1 pScaffold3, whole genome shotgun sequence DNA encodes these proteins:
- the LOC116074419 gene encoding zinc finger protein 280B-like, whose translation MEQPFVLDDEEQDPEPQQRSQEPIQVLDEDADDDAELIFVGVENVKEDAELIFVGVTSTSQPANSNILNRVTPGSRLKRKYDRLRETSTGRLQPSRPAPPAEAVIVLPASPAESRSTDSPIIIEPSSESDYKSNSPQVVPSSSSKCCSPLVTLSSSESSPVKAALSGGDVKENLYVSKCHFSINPQRPENSIEIHTTCLRCHRQFDSPFQLECHIDRVHTAPDPSVVCKICELSFETDQVLLQHMKDNHKPGEMPYVCQVCKYRSSVFADVETHF comes from the exons ATGGAGCAGCCATTCGTGTTAGATGATGAAGAGCAAGATCCAGAGCCACAGCAGAGGTCCCAAGAACCCATTCAGGTCCTCGATGAAGATGCGGATGACGATGCTGAGCTCATCTTTGTAGGGGTGGAGAATGTAAAGGAAGATGCTGAGCTCATCTTTGTTGGAGTAACTTCAACTTCACAACCAGCCAACTCCAACATTTTGAACAGAGTCACTCCAGGTTCACGGTTAAAAAGAAAGTATGACCGACTCAGAGAGACCTCTACGGGACGATTGCAGCCCTCACGTCCTGCCCCCCCAGCAGAGGCAGTGATTGTCTTGCCAGCGTCTCCAGCTGAATCGAGATCAACAGATAGCCCTATTATTATTGAGCCTTCGTCCGAGTCTGATTATAAAAGTAACTCACCACAAGTTGTGCCTAGTAGTTCTTCAAAGTGTTGTTCACCTCTGGTTACACTCTCGAGTTCAGAGAGCAGTCCAGTAAAGGCAGCGCTTTCAGGAGGAGATGTGAAGGAAAATTTGTATGTATCGAAGTGCCATTTTTCCATAAATCCACAGAGGCCTGAAAATAGTATTGAGAT CCACACCACCTGTCTGCGCTGCCACCGGCAGTTCGATTCCCCGTTCCAGCTGGAGTGCCACATTGACCGTGTGCACACGGCGCCAGACCCGTCCGTGGTCTGCAAAATCTGTGAATTGTCGTTTGAGACCGACCAAGTCCTTTTACAGCACATGAAGGACAATCACAAGCCCGGGGAAATGCCGTACGTGTGCCAGGTCTGCAAGTACAGATCGTCGGTCTTCGCTGATGTGGAGACACACTTT